The following are encoded together in the bacterium genome:
- a CDS encoding metalloregulator ArsR/SmtB family transcription factor, translated as MKQYIDLFKTLSDETRLRIMVLLSEKELCVCQIEAALGLPQTKVSRHLTVLRYAGLAKDRRDGLWIYYSLAEPKNKVEENLFECFRECLRKEKSFRADLTNMKKCIARPLEVIAEMVRKS; from the coding sequence ATGAAACAGTATATTGATTTATTTAAGACACTTTCAGACGAGACACGTTTAAGGATTATGGTTTTACTTTCTGAGAAAGAACTCTGTGTCTGCCAGATTGAGGCTGCCCTTGGTCTTCCTCAGACCAAGGTTTCTCGCCATCTTACGGTTTTAAGATATGCTGGTTTGGCAAAGGACAGACGGGATGGCTTGTGGATTTATTATTCTCTTGCAGAGCCAAAAAATAAGGTTGAAGAGAATTTGTTTGAATGCTTTAGAGAATGCCTGCGCAAGGAAAAATCCTTTAGAGCGGATTTAACCAATATGAAGAAATGCATTGCTCGGCCCTTAGAAGTTATTGCTGAGATGGTGCGAAAAAGTTAA